The window TAAGTTGCCATTTGAAAACAGAGTCTTTGGCTTTGGCCACTGATATTTAATTCCAATGAATGTATATCTAAAATCCAATCTGTGAAACAATTTCAAAGTCAATCAAACATAAGACTCCTTGGCGTAAGaaaattcctcaaacacaggcTGGCTACATCTACGTGACACAGCCTCATGATGACCTGGAGACACAGACTCGGACATAGCTCTCTGGCGGAAAGGCGTCCGCTGCTGGACATCGTCTCTGTACTGATTGACAGAACAGGTTGTTGGGAAGTCATAGTTTACAGAGGATGGACGGGACCTTCTCTCCAGCACTATGGCATCGTATACAGTCATTGATCCATACTGTGGAGGAAGACCCGTGTTCTGCACTGCCTGCTCGTACGATGGAGGCCTGCAGGGAAGCTTGCTGTCCACCTGCTTAAACACTTCAACGGCTGACAAAGGCCGGGGTTTGTGCAGAAGCTCAGCTGGTGGGTCTGCTTCACTCTGAGAGTCCTCCTGGAGGGTTCCACAAGGGAAGGAGTTTTCCTTCTGAGAGTCTTTCTTCACGCTGCTCCTGCTGAAGCCACCTAAGCTCCTGGTCCGCATTAGGACTTTACTGGCAACTCTCATGGACTGTGAACGCCTCTTCTCATCTGAAATCAGTCTGGGAATGTCCTGCTCAGGCTTTGCAGCCATTGAAGGCTGAGTGGCGGTGTTTGCTCTCTTGAGGCAGGGTGGCGACCCTACAGGGGAGCTGGTGAAGACAGAGCTTTCAGACTGATTAGAGGCAGCGCTCTCAAGGGAAGAGCATGAGCAGTTACCTGCCATGTAGGGCAGAGGATCCATGTTGGAGCTGCTGCTAAGTTTCGGAAAAGACACTGGCCTTGCTCCACATCGTACTCTGAGCAAGAAGGAGTCGTCCGAGATCTGCTTTTTCAGAGGCTGCTCCTCAAAGTCCTTGCTCTCCATGGAGCAGTCGTCGTGGCTCCTGGAATGGCTGCACAGGCTCTCAAGATTAGCTGACAGGAGGATGATGGGCTCAGAGCAGCGGCGGGTGACTGCTGGCTTTGTGTCGAACATCGTATCAGCTGACCAGGAGGAGGTGGTGAAGCTGGGACTGAGAGAGGAAGATGAGCCACTCTCTAAATGTGTGGAGCTGGTACTCTCTCCtgcctctccatctccatctggGTCGGTGCTGTCATACGCAGAGTCATGATGCTGAGAGCACAGTGAGTCTGCAGAGTCGGAAAAAGGAAGACATGATAAGGATCTTTAATTGTGTACAATATTTATTTTCGTTTTCTTAATTTGTGCAGATACTAATTTTGAGTTTAGGACTGTGTGAAAGTGATTAGGGTAAAGGCTTGGtcaaaaaaataagttattatttatataattattttcttAACGGAGCATGGTTTAAAATTTTTGGGAGAGCCAGGAATTGTATTCCTAAATTTTACAATagttattttccttttctcagTTTGTACAGGTAccaataaaatgtaactttaatttcattttccaagatttatattttaatacatCTGTTTCTTGCACGATTTGTTGTACTTGTAAGATTTTTGTGGGTGTCTCATAAAGGACAACAATCATATCTCTGTAAAAGGGTTTTATCATCTAGTTGCTAGTAGAATCAATATCTAAGCTTTGATAAAACAGGGATTGTTTTGATGTGTAAATGTACCTGCATCAGTATCCAGCAGATGGGGGATATTCTCTCCAAGTATCTCACAATGCTCGATAAGGAATTGAGTTAGCTCTGTGACCTgcaacaaatcagaaaaagaaacacaataagTAAAATGAACAACAATATCTTAAAATTAGATAAAGAATTCAGAATGTCAAAGGTGAAGTTCAGAACAAATAAAGTCTAGACCCAGTGCTTTATTCAGtcaatatagtgttttttttaatcagaactaaacaaacagcaaacaaaagtCTGTGCAAGTGTAATCTTACTTCTGAAACCTTTTGAGGTTTTCTGCACTGAGAAACCACAAAGCTTCAAAACACCAAAAGTGAGAAAGTATATTCATCTCTCTACCTTTTTCATCTGTTCCTTCTGCTCATCCAGTGGGGTGCCATCCAGCTGCAGCAGAGTGGGGGCAATACACACCGCAAGGTTGGAGGCGTCCATCTTGTTGGTGTCAGCGCTCTCGAGGATGTGATGGAGGACGCAGACTAGATGCTGAAGGAGGAGTTTGTTGGGTCCAGGGAGGTCATCTACCACCCTGTCGGCGGGTAGCAAAAGggggaaggaagaaaaaaaaagagaacaggaAGAAGACATTAGCTTGgcgctcttttttttatttaaagcttcTTCCTTCTTTTAAACTGACAGACTAAAAAAGAGAAGTGGTTTGTGTTCAGCCAACAGATGGAGGACATTGGGAATGTTCTGCAAAACTACACTCAAAATCCCCAtcagtttacttttgaccacaTAAGCAGTAAAATACCAACaggtttctttttatatataaatgtcaCATACGAAAATACACGTTGAGTCCCAGGCAAATGGCACTTTCTCAACGTATTAGCAGGTATTGATTGCTTACTTTTTGATTTCCAGAGCTTTCTGCTGGGTGTCTTCATTGTTCAGAGCAGCCATCCACTTGTCATAAAGTTCAGACACCAGCAGGCTGCCAGGAAGTTCCTTCAGAAAACTCTGCAACAAACAAGACAGGGACAGTAATAAGACACAGTAcgtccaaaaagaaaggatctaGTGTGAGACTCTGACTAAACTGGTGCATGTATTTAAGATTGGATGTGACTGAGAACAAAAATACCTTAAAGGTATACTGACTAAATTAAATGTAGTGtattatgttattgtggatTAAATATCATCTGGTAGTTGTGGAACATGTCTAAGTGCTGTACTTAAGTGCTATATGAGGTACTTTATGTGAGTATTTCCATCATATGCTCCTAGATGCTATATCTCAGAGACAAATATTGTACATAGGTATGTACTTTTGATGCTTATACGTATGTACCTTCCTTGATTTGAATGCAGGAATTTGACTTGTATCAGGATATTTCTACACTGCGTtactttttactcaagtaaaagagTATGTCGAGTGTGTCTCCCACCACTGTGGTGGTAGTAGTTGTAGTGTAGCAGttgtagcagcagcagctgctgttgttgtggttgtggtggtAACGATCACATAGTCATAAGTATCATCAGGTTAAATATTAGTAAAATTAACGCTACTGGTGTAGCAAGTATTGTAGAAGTAATATGTATCGTGGTATGACATAAAACGGGAAGAGGATGGGAACGTACTTTGAGCAGCCCGACAAGCAGGACGACCGGCTGGCCCTCCAGGTCCACCTCCAGGCCGCTGTTGAGTTGCTCTTTGACGTCCCGCATGTTCTTGTTGTTGCACGGTTTCCGAAACACTCCCTCGGTGGACGGCCCTCTCTTCCtcagcaacagcagcaccacCTGGTGAAAGGACGGAgacggaggagaggagagagatgagactatcatatttaaaatcaacctttatgtgtgtgtgtgtgtgtgtgtgtgtgaggggaggGGTCCACACTGCCACAGAGAACTCAGTCAAGACGTCTAGAAACAAAGACTCCCGAGGTTTAGCATAGGAACATGATGTATTTTGTGGGTGTGCTGAGTAGGTGGCTTGATGGTGTTTTCGCCTCCAACgacgccttccaggcagctcaccctaaacataaccattgctgCGCTGCGTGGAAGGAGATGTcgggggcaaaaaacaccaccAAGCCACCTACTTAGCAtcacacaccaaacaccaagTTTTCAACTTACAAGTTTTAACAGTTTAGCTCTTTGTCTTAAGAGAAACTTCAATGGCAAGAGTGATAAGATCTGACTTTTAGGTAGAAAGTCAACTTACTGAGACTGGTTTGGGAAGAGAACATTCGTCGGGGCATATCTTGCTGAGGGGCTGTCCAAACAGCTGAGGCTTGGGGTCGGTATCTGACCGGcatgctttgctggtgacacccTGGCCCTTTCTGAGCCTCCTCACCAGGTTCCATCTGGTTTCTGATGGGAGcagaaacattttattcaaGATTTTATATTACACTTacagactggaacatgttttcaacaatttcaaatacacaacaaaaccagATGTGCAAGATTTTAAGCCGAGTGTTAATGTGTCAAAAACATTCCGTTTTTTTCACTTGCTCATTTTTATCAGTTGTTAAATTTCCCTTTTCTGTCTCGGTGGTTGTTCTCTGTGGTGTCATCTCTTCACATGACACAATTGAGCCCCTCCCTAAAACAAAATTTCAAACTCACCAGTGACATGCTTGTCCTCCTTGTTATTCAACTGCTTTGACACAGCAGAGGTCTTTGCGTCGCCCTggcaacaaaataaagaaaaagtggTTGGATGATGAGTATGCAAGAGGAACATATGCATGCGAGCGGGCGCGTGGGGGAGGGCCTGCAGTGCACACCACACTCGCCATTTATGCCTACTACTAACACGTGAATGAGTTAGAGTGAAATTATCATAAGACAAAAGACAAGTCAATCTTTTATATTCGCTTGTAAATTGAGATTCGGCTGTAGTTTTCGCAGCTACAGCAAATGCATTTCATAAGCAATGTAAATCTATGAGCCCTACATATGGGTAATGTAGCCTCCTTTCGACTTAATTGGAAAGGCAAACATTTTCTTTCGCATACAGTGAAGTGAAAAGGATTGTTTTTTACTTACATCAAGGGAAAACTCAATGAATTGTTCCATGCCACCTCCTGTTAGAGTTTTAGTctaaaagacagagagaaacataaTTTAGTCAAaagctatttaaaaaacattttggttacACTTGAACATGGCAGAGTGGGCAGTGACAGACTTACCGTGATGCTGCCACTCAAAACCTTCATGAGGACGTCTGGAGGGGAAGAAGCGCAACCTCCTCTCGCTTTTGCGTCTTTAATTTTTCTGTGAGGAAGAAAAGATTCTCGTGAATGTGTTCGTCTTCAAACTCTTTGCACCCCATGCCTGAGAATTAACACTTTTAAGATTGCATTTTGATttgacacaaccacacacatgtttattatttgacatttttgtaaatcaaGTGGATTGATGTAATGCTATTACGTACTTCCATGTCTATTTACTTATAAGTGACAAATTGAACACTGTTCTTCATTATTTGAAGATGTTATGTTGCTGTAATCATCtaaattattgattattaaaGCATTATGTTTCTAAATTCAATGGAAACTGACTGATA of the Etheostoma spectabile isolate EspeVRDwgs_2016 chromosome 18, UIUC_Espe_1.0, whole genome shotgun sequence genome contains:
- the tagapb gene encoding T cell activation RhoGTPase activating protein b isoform X2, which translates into the protein MNSPDYGVATMRRGSYDDAAASLHPHLRHLAQRRRSAPSLVFGKALPWSPIRSTASYRLKHRVSLEDIWLHGFEDEPEDEEATTGDIDLRVTLVLAWDLSFCLVGFRSPEVKEHWLDTLHRKIKDAKARGGCASSPPDVLMKVLSGSITTKTLTGGGMEQFIEFSLDGDAKTSAVSKQLNNKEDKHVTETRWNLVRRLRKGQGVTSKACRSDTDPKPQLFGQPLSKICPDECSLPKPVSVVLLLLRKRGPSTEGVFRKPCNNKNMRDVKEQLNSGLEVDLEGQPVVLLVGLLKSFLKELPGSLLVSELYDKWMAALNNEDTQQKALEIKKVVDDLPGPNKLLLQHLVCVLHHILESADTNKMDASNLAVCIAPTLLQLDGTPLDEQKEQMKKVTELTQFLIEHCEILGENIPHLLDTDADSLCSQHHDSAYDSTDPDGDGEAGESTSSTHLESGSSSSLSPSFTTSSWSADTMFDTKPAVTRRCSEPIILLSANLESLCSHSRSHDDCSMESKDFEEQPLKKQISDDSFLLRVRCGARPVSFPKLSSSSNMDPLPYMAGNCSCSSLESAASNQSESSVFTSSPVGSPPCLKRANTATQPSMAAKPEQDIPRLISDEKRRSQSMRVASKVLMRTRSLGGFSRSSVKKDSQKENSFPCGTLQEDSQSEADPPAELLHKPRPLSAVEVFKQVDSKLPCRPPSYEQAVQNTGLPPQYGSMTVYDAIVLERRSRPSSVNYDFPTTCSVNQYRDDVQQRTPFRQRAMSESVSPGHHEAVSRRCSQPVFEEFSYAKESYV
- the tagapb gene encoding T cell activation RhoGTPase activating protein b isoform X1, which encodes MNSPDYGVATMRRGSYDDAAASLHPHLRHLAQRRRSAPSLVFGKALPWSPIREEASCWVSMEQSPFVLGLTSENGELLLDERVQVTEGSKTKERHLFLFSNAIVFAKLKSTASYRLKHRVSLEDIWLHGFEDEPEDEEATTGDIDLRVTLVLAWDLSFCLVGFRSPEVKEHWLDTLHRKIKDAKARGGCASSPPDVLMKVLSGSITTKTLTGGGMEQFIEFSLDGDAKTSAVSKQLNNKEDKHVTETRWNLVRRLRKGQGVTSKACRSDTDPKPQLFGQPLSKICPDECSLPKPVSVVLLLLRKRGPSTEGVFRKPCNNKNMRDVKEQLNSGLEVDLEGQPVVLLVGLLKSFLKELPGSLLVSELYDKWMAALNNEDTQQKALEIKKVVDDLPGPNKLLLQHLVCVLHHILESADTNKMDASNLAVCIAPTLLQLDGTPLDEQKEQMKKVTELTQFLIEHCEILGENIPHLLDTDADSLCSQHHDSAYDSTDPDGDGEAGESTSSTHLESGSSSSLSPSFTTSSWSADTMFDTKPAVTRRCSEPIILLSANLESLCSHSRSHDDCSMESKDFEEQPLKKQISDDSFLLRVRCGARPVSFPKLSSSSNMDPLPYMAGNCSCSSLESAASNQSESSVFTSSPVGSPPCLKRANTATQPSMAAKPEQDIPRLISDEKRRSQSMRVASKVLMRTRSLGGFSRSSVKKDSQKENSFPCGTLQEDSQSEADPPAELLHKPRPLSAVEVFKQVDSKLPCRPPSYEQAVQNTGLPPQYGSMTVYDAIVLERRSRPSSVNYDFPTTCSVNQYRDDVQQRTPFRQRAMSESVSPGHHEAVSRRCSQPVFEEFSYAKESYV
- the tagapb gene encoding T cell activation RhoGTPase activating protein b isoform X3; its protein translation is MRRQQRGILTSGSPEVKEHWLDTLHRKIKDAKARGGCASSPPDVLMKVLSGSITTKTLTGGGMEQFIEFSLDGDAKTSAVSKQLNNKEDKHVTETRWNLVRRLRKGQGVTSKACRSDTDPKPQLFGQPLSKICPDECSLPKPVSVVLLLLRKRGPSTEGVFRKPCNNKNMRDVKEQLNSGLEVDLEGQPVVLLVGLLKSFLKELPGSLLVSELYDKWMAALNNEDTQQKALEIKKVVDDLPGPNKLLLQHLVCVLHHILESADTNKMDASNLAVCIAPTLLQLDGTPLDEQKEQMKKVTELTQFLIEHCEILGENIPHLLDTDADSLCSQHHDSAYDSTDPDGDGEAGESTSSTHLESGSSSSLSPSFTTSSWSADTMFDTKPAVTRRCSEPIILLSANLESLCSHSRSHDDCSMESKDFEEQPLKKQISDDSFLLRVRCGARPVSFPKLSSSSNMDPLPYMAGNCSCSSLESAASNQSESSVFTSSPVGSPPCLKRANTATQPSMAAKPEQDIPRLISDEKRRSQSMRVASKVLMRTRSLGGFSRSSVKKDSQKENSFPCGTLQEDSQSEADPPAELLHKPRPLSAVEVFKQVDSKLPCRPPSYEQAVQNTGLPPQYGSMTVYDAIVLERRSRPSSVNYDFPTTCSVNQYRDDVQQRTPFRQRAMSESVSPGHHEAVSRRCSQPVFEEFSYAKESYV